A single Campylobacter hyointestinalis subsp. hyointestinalis DNA region contains:
- a CDS encoding zonular occludens toxin domain-containing protein has translation MAIHYIVGNPGSGKSYYGVYILWDKFIKQTKEPKGFLKQFIKPKVTKTYDIAYTNINEFKFDKSDKIIPFDFENILSSLTILFNRYKFEKATDEELIKTAKQLNLLNAIFVIDEIHNFFNEKENEVLIWWLTYHRHLYQELYFITQDLSLVNNEYKRIAEFFYRAVDSSKRFFSKKFRYIQYSNYKLYQKDIIKTFHIDFNQEIFNLYHSGQNGLGTSFVKKYLFISLIIFGFCIVAFAIFVNSITPDTPKKDIQNSNIQNTTELPIAKNNTFGQISKKINTSEIFYYEINCINLTCSFPNSNDKFDKRAIKFLLNQTEILYETKKYNISNVETSIYFLKDDVFKILNIKFNDKGNTDEKDNSLFSSFGSNNTSRSNQK, from the coding sequence ATGGCTATCCACTATATAGTTGGTAATCCTGGAAGCGGTAAGAGCTATTATGGCGTTTATATTCTTTGGGATAAATTCATAAAACAAACTAAAGAGCCAAAAGGATTTTTAAAACAATTTATAAAACCAAAAGTTACTAAAACTTATGATATTGCTTATACAAATATAAATGAGTTTAAATTTGATAAATCAGATAAGATTATTCCTTTCGACTTTGAAAATATATTATCTAGTTTGACTATACTTTTTAACAGATACAAATTTGAAAAAGCTACTGATGAAGAACTTATAAAAACTGCAAAACAACTGAATTTACTAAATGCTATATTTGTTATAGATGAAATACACAACTTTTTTAATGAAAAAGAAAACGAAGTCCTTATTTGGTGGCTTACTTACCACCGCCATTTATACCAAGAATTATATTTTATCACTCAGGATCTCAGCCTTGTAAATAACGAATACAAAAGAATAGCTGAGTTTTTCTACCGTGCTGTTGATAGCTCAAAACGCTTCTTTTCAAAGAAATTTAGATATATACAATACTCAAATTACAAACTTTATCAAAAAGACATTATTAAAACTTTTCATATAGATTTTAATCAAGAAATATTTAATTTATATCATTCTGGACAAAACGGACTAGGAACAAGCTTTGTTAAAAAATACCTTTTTATCTCTCTTATAATATTTGGTTTTTGCATTGTTGCATTTGCTATTTTTGTAAACTCTATCACTCCAGATACTCCTAAAAAAGATATACAAAATTCAAATATCCAAAATACTACAGAATTGCCTATTGCTAAAAATAATACTTTTGGTCAAATTTCTAAAAAAATCAATACTTCAGAAATATTTTACTATGAGATTAATTGTATAAATTTAACTTGCTCGTTTCCAAATTCAAACGATAAATTTGATAAACGAGCTATCAAATTTCTTCTAAATCAGACTGAAATTTTGTATGAAACTAAAAAATACAATATTTCAAATGTTGAAACGTCTATCTATTTTTTAAAAGATGACGTTTTTAAAATTCTTAATATCAAATTTAATGATAAAGGAAATACCGATGAAAAAGATAATAGCCTTTTTAGTAGCTTTGGCTCTAACAATACAAGCAGATCAAATCAAAAATAA
- a CDS encoding type II secretion system protein GspD, whose amino-acid sequence MKKIIAFLVALALTIQADQIKNNLLEFANIVSSSTQSEILISGDINPLDFYFFTPKETTNISLQIFKKMVELQGLRFLKLGSFYYVDKPIIIDENATNKEEEPENLYYIKLKNNSHKEIDAMLNQYDKNSTYISQDNAVVFKSTDKIYSEILSYSDNFDNKVAKQVNFKVTILETNLSDLKSRGTEINSLIKGVDSVDFRYFFNLMTVPYTQNTNVTNKSDQFYGVLNFLDTNNITKIKSSPFLVAKNNTEVFFSNVKTIPYLTTSTNITNAQTQQQSNYSYKDVGLKLTLKPIIINDNIDVDIHLIFENLLSNSDTLTPTTSKKELKSTYKLKKGDILVLSGINQENEITYTSGVPLLKDIWLLKYLFSTTKKEFVNSILTITIEVF is encoded by the coding sequence ATGAAAAAGATAATAGCCTTTTTAGTAGCTTTGGCTCTAACAATACAAGCAGATCAAATCAAAAATAACCTTCTAGAATTTGCGAATATCGTTTCTAGTTCTACACAAAGCGAAATTTTGATAAGTGGCGATATAAATCCACTCGATTTTTACTTTTTTACTCCAAAAGAAACAACTAATATCAGTTTGCAAATATTTAAAAAGATGGTCGAGCTTCAAGGATTACGCTTTTTAAAACTAGGCTCTTTTTATTACGTCGATAAGCCTATTATAATCGATGAAAACGCAACCAACAAAGAAGAAGAGCCAGAAAATCTTTATTACATAAAACTTAAAAATAATAGCCATAAGGAGATTGATGCTATGCTAAATCAATACGATAAAAACTCTACATACATAAGTCAAGATAACGCAGTCGTTTTTAAAAGCACTGATAAAATTTATTCTGAAATACTTTCATATTCAGATAATTTTGATAATAAAGTAGCAAAACAGGTTAATTTTAAAGTAACTATACTTGAAACAAATTTAAGTGATTTAAAAAGTCGTGGCACAGAGATAAATTCACTTATAAAAGGTGTTGATAGCGTAGATTTTAGGTATTTTTTTAATCTTATGACGGTTCCTTATACTCAAAATACTAATGTAACAAATAAATCAGATCAATTTTATGGTGTTTTGAATTTTCTTGATACAAATAATATCACTAAAATAAAATCCAGCCCTTTTTTAGTTGCTAAAAATAACACAGAAGTATTTTTTAGCAATGTTAAGACAATTCCATATCTTACTACTTCTACAAATATCACAAATGCTCAAACTCAGCAACAAAGCAATTATAGTTATAAAGATGTCGGCTTAAAGCTTACTTTAAAGCCTATCATTATAAATGACAACATTGACGTTGATATTCATCTAATCTTTGAAAATTTACTAAGCAATTCTGATACTTTGACACCTACTACAAGTAAAAAAGAGTTAAAATCAACTTATAAACTTAAAAAAGGCGATATCCTTGTTCTAAGTGGCATTAATCAAGAAAATGAAATTACTTATACTTCTGGCGTTCCACTATTAAAAGATATTTGGCTTTTAAAATATCTTTTTTCTACTACTAAAAAAGAATTTGTAAATTCAATACTTACTATTACAATAGAAGTTTTTTAA
- a CDS encoding replication endonuclease, which produces MNNLNTDINLFNYGAPSATMSAQEPATACEQGAPCQFNKKLSALSLSVAKNIKPYVKIPFGISKKDLELSNLRLQKQKEWLKNQIYKINKETGEVKTLLDVSMSANLSPKYYAELNNRVNTIADFAFNKGLKSSFLTITLNGCFRDALKGDFSRFTPKDRSLLSDDFKYKMMFNPYSIGIKDLIDLLNYQWNIFIKRIHTKFKGIEKYYIRAFEPHKNDGVPHIHALISYPKYAHEFIYKTFKDVFYAPQNLKVNYLSKEQIKNGEINGFQWTLSNPTGYVLKYINKSFINFDKNDKLDLNSAWYIKYKVRKFISSRHQIPLWIYRKINFFFRDFYNLCTLKDNPDWVCEWSYDKQYFRLENIQTTETILYENGIMKHTIKDYIIHIYQKETKEQNPTPYKITDKPTIKAKKEYKFIKPTELPIKRMKDYTLITYYKNLDTFNSNLQHLAYVENELIKRDLGFIVGTKEIHNLNKPVVESFIERNKRYYDF; this is translated from the coding sequence ATGAATAACTTAAATACTGATATAAATTTATTTAATTATGGCGCCCCAAGCGCCACAATGAGCGCGCAGGAGCCTGCGACTGCGTGCGAACAGGGGGCGCCTTGTCAATTTAATAAAAAACTCTCAGCTTTAAGTTTAAGCGTAGCGAAAAACATAAAACCATACGTTAAAATTCCTTTTGGTATATCAAAAAAAGATTTAGAATTATCAAATTTAAGATTACAAAAACAAAAAGAATGGCTTAAAAATCAAATTTATAAAATAAATAAAGAAACTGGCGAAGTAAAAACTCTTCTTGATGTTTCTATGTCTGCAAATTTAAGCCCAAAATATTACGCCGAACTTAATAACCGTGTAAATACCATTGCTGATTTTGCATTTAATAAAGGCTTAAAATCATCATTTTTAACAATAACTTTAAATGGTTGCTTTCGTGATGCCTTAAAAGGCGATTTTAGCCGTTTTACACCTAAAGATAGAAGTCTTTTAAGCGATGATTTTAAATACAAGATGATGTTTAATCCTTATTCTATCGGTATAAAAGATTTAATTGATTTATTAAATTATCAATGGAATATATTTATAAAGCGTATTCATACTAAATTTAAAGGTATTGAAAAATATTATATAAGAGCTTTTGAGCCGCATAAAAACGACGGTGTTCCGCATATACACGCTCTTATTTCTTATCCAAAATACGCACACGAATTCATATATAAAACTTTTAAAGATGTTTTTTATGCTCCACAAAATTTAAAAGTTAATTATCTCTCTAAAGAGCAGATTAAAAATGGCGAAATAAATGGCTTTCAATGGACTTTAAGTAATCCTACTGGATATGTTTTAAAATATATAAATAAAAGTTTTATTAACTTTGATAAAAATGATAAATTAGATCTTAATTCTGCTTGGTATATAAAATATAAAGTTCGCAAATTTATTAGCTCACGTCACCAAATTCCGCTTTGGATATATCGTAAAATTAACTTCTTTTTTAGGGATTTTTATAATCTTTGCACTTTGAAAGATAACCCTGATTGGGTTTGCGAGTGGAGCTATGATAAACAATATTTTCGCCTTGAAAACATACAAACTACAGAAACTATACTTTATGAAAATGGCATTATGAAACATACAATCAAAGATTATATTATACATATCTATCAAAAAGAGACTAAAGAACAAAATCCAACTCCATATAAAATTACTGATAAACCTACTATAAAAGCTAAAAAAGAGTATAAATTTATTAAACCTACAGAACTTCCAATAAAAAGAATGAAAGATTACACTCTTATTACTTATTATAAAAATCTTGATACTTTTAACTCAAATTTACAACATTTAGCTTATGTTGAAAATGAGCTTATTAAGCGTGATTTAGGATTTATCGTAGGAACAAAAGAAATTCATAATCTCAATAAGCCTGTTGTTGAGAGTTTTATTGAAAGGAATAAAAGATATTATGATTTTTAA
- a CDS encoding tyrosine-type recombinase/integrase — protein sequence MIFNEVFNQYIKYYELLLRPSTLRSDVATYNKHIKPNLGLRDVSKISFLDIQVFCNDLIKQDYKIKTVKNILTKLRVIFKFSMKLELIDKNPCDFVELPKFDNKVYFDYGVKTQKRIINAIVNNINPTADIFFFLLHGRRKNEVLSLKWSDLNLKNRTYKIPCQINKAKRDMFYTMSDELYNRLYKRYIKAKKLNLLNTYVFLNPDTNNKFVDLRRSWNTLLKSNNLPKIRLHDIRHLIATYSINYLNLPVEQVSFTLGHTNITTTQKYITTNIKKSKETIENILNSVR from the coding sequence ATGATTTTTAATGAAGTTTTTAATCAGTATATAAAATATTATGAGCTTCTTTTACGTCCTAGCACCTTAAGAAGCGATGTTGCTACATATAATAAACATATTAAACCAAATTTAGGATTAAGAGATGTAAGTAAAATATCTTTTTTAGATATTCAAGTGTTTTGTAATGATCTTATCAAACAAGATTATAAGATAAAAACTGTTAAAAATATACTTACAAAATTAAGGGTTATATTCAAATTTTCTATGAAACTTGAACTTATAGATAAAAATCCTTGTGATTTTGTAGAACTTCCTAAATTTGATAATAAAGTATATTTTGACTATGGTGTAAAAACTCAAAAAAGGATTATTAATGCTATTGTTAATAACATAAATCCAACTGCTGATATCTTCTTTTTCCTTTTGCATGGTAGAAGAAAAAACGAAGTTTTATCCCTTAAGTGGTCTGATTTAAATTTGAAAAATAGAACTTATAAAATACCTTGCCAAATTAATAAAGCTAAGCGTGATATGTTTTATACTATGAGTGATGAGCTTTATAACAGACTTTATAAAAGATATATTAAGGCTAAAAAGTTAAATTTACTAAATACCTATGTTTTTCTTAATCCAGATACTAATAATAAATTTGTTGATTTACGCCGTTCTTGGAATACTTTATTAAAATCTAATAATTTACCTAAAATAAGACTGCACGATATAAGACATTTAATCGCTACTTATTCTATCAATTATTTAAATTTACCGGTTGAGCAAGTAAGTTTTACTTTGGGTCATACAAATATAACTACTACGCAAAAATACATCACTACAAATATTAAAAAATCAAAAGAAACAATCGAAAATATACTAAATTCTGTAAGATAA
- a CDS encoding glutamate-5-semialdehyde dehydrogenase — translation MQNLLKNLKNTSKSLRTLTQNERKAVILEIARQIELEADNIKSANDIDLSLASNLYPALLERLKFDRSRVLSLAQNIKDIASLPEVIGLVERGWCAKSGINIEKISIPIGNICTIYESRPNVTAEVAALCIKSANGCALKGGKEARNTNLALIKAISTALKNCDLDENCVVYLDIDRNDVGELIKMDKYLDLIVPRGGESLVKFVSQNATIPVLKHDKGLCHIYVDEFADLNKALQICVNAKCSRPSVCNAAETVLVHKNIAEYFLPLLKTELDKFGVEIFGCEKSAKLISCKIANEQNYSTEYLDFKLNLKIVNDLDTALEHISKFSSGHSEAIISENYSVCEKFLKLVDSACVYANASTRFSDGSEFGFGAEIGISTNKLHARGPVGLKELTTYKYIIRGNGQIR, via the coding sequence ATGCAAAATTTACTCAAAAATTTAAAAAACACTTCAAAGTCATTACGTACATTAACACAAAATGAAAGAAAAGCGGTTATTTTAGAGATAGCTAGGCAAATAGAGTTAGAAGCAGACAATATAAAATCCGCAAACGATATAGACTTAAGCTTAGCTTCAAATCTCTACCCTGCTCTACTAGAAAGACTTAAATTTGATAGATCTAGAGTGCTTAGTTTAGCTCAAAATATAAAAGACATAGCAAGTCTTCCAGAAGTGATCGGGCTAGTTGAACGCGGATGGTGTGCAAAAAGCGGTATAAATATCGAAAAGATAAGTATACCTATAGGAAATATCTGCACTATTTATGAATCCAGACCAAATGTAACAGCCGAAGTCGCCGCTCTATGTATAAAAAGCGCAAACGGATGCGCTTTAAAAGGTGGAAAAGAAGCTAGAAATACAAATTTAGCTTTGATTAAAGCCATCAGTACGGCTTTGAAAAACTGCGATCTAGATGAAAACTGCGTTGTTTATCTTGATATTGATAGAAACGATGTAGGCGAACTCATAAAAATGGATAAATACTTAGATCTGATCGTTCCAAGAGGCGGAGAAAGCTTAGTTAAATTCGTAAGTCAAAATGCGACAATACCAGTCTTAAAGCACGATAAAGGGCTATGCCATATCTATGTAGATGAATTTGCAGACTTAAATAAAGCTTTACAAATTTGCGTAAATGCGAAATGCTCGCGTCCTAGCGTATGCAACGCCGCTGAAACCGTGCTGGTACATAAAAATATAGCCGAGTATTTTTTACCACTTTTAAAAACTGAGCTTGATAAATTTGGCGTAGAAATTTTCGGATGCGAAAAATCAGCAAAGCTAATCTCTTGTAAAATCGCAAATGAACAAAACTATTCTACGGAATATCTTGATTTTAAACTAAATTTAAAAATAGTAAATGACCTAGACACCGCTTTAGAACATATAAGTAAATTTAGCTCAGGACATAGCGAAGCGATCATTAGTGAAAACTACAGCGTTTGCGAAAAGTTTTTAAAGCTAGTAGATAGTGCTTGTGTTTATGCGAACGCTTCTACAAGATTTAGCGATGGAAGCGAGTTTGGGTTTGGCGCAGAGATAGGGATCAGCACAAATAAACTACACGCAAGAGGCCCAGTAGGACTAAAAGAACTCACTACTTATAAATATATAATCCGCGGAAATGGGCAGATAAGATAA